In the Diachasmimorpha longicaudata isolate KC_UGA_2023 chromosome 1, iyDiaLong2, whole genome shotgun sequence genome, one interval contains:
- the LOC135172812 gene encoding histone H1-like, with protein sequence MTDKVVSPVVASATVSSAPVKAEVAKKATKEKNSKPKPTHPSTADMVNAAVRTLAERNGSSLQAIKKYIASNYKIDTTKHALFIKKYLKSAVAAGTLVQTKGNGASGSFKLAVKKSDVSKPKTKPVAAKKEASPKKVTPKKPAKKIVDAKPTAKKAASTKKASVKKPATEKATKPKVAKAAGTSKSPKAKKASKGPTAKPKIPKPKKTVPVKTKAALKKVSSKK encoded by the coding sequence ATGACTGATAAAGTTGTATCACCAGTAGTTGCTTCCGCAACGGTATCTTCTGCTCCTGTAAAAGCAGAAGTAGCCAAGAAAGCAACcaaggagaaaaattcaaagccTAAACCAACTCATCCCAGTACTGCTGACATGGTGAATGCGGCTGTCAGGACCCTCGCCGAACGTAATGGATCTTCTCTGCAAGCTATCAAGAAGTACATCGCTTCTAATTACAAGATTGATACCACTAAACACGCACTCTTCATCAAGAAGTACTTGAAATCGGCAGTCGCTGCAGGCACTCTTGTCCAAACTAAAGGAAATGGAGCATCTGGATCGTTTAAACTGGCAGTGAAGAAGAGTGACGTATCGAAACCGAAAACCAAACCGGTTGCCGCTAAGAAAGAAGCATCCCCGAAGAAGGTTACTCCGAAGAAACCTGCAAAGAAGATTGTGGACGCAAAACCTACGGCAAAGAAAGCCGCTTCAACCAAGAAAGCTTCAGTGAAGAAACCAGCTACTGAGAAAGCCACCAAACCGAAAGTAGCGAAAGCTGCAGGAACGTCGAAGAGTCCTAAAGCTAAGAAAGCTTCCAAAGGACCGACTGCCAAGCCGAAAATCCCCAAACCGAAAAAGACGGTTCCTGTGAAGACCAAAGCGGCACTTAAGAAAgtatcttcaaaaaagtga
- the LOC135169014 gene encoding synaptic vesicle glycoprotein 2C-like isoform X2: MMIGSYFWGCLADLQGRKFVLLAALFSQGIFEALSSVIPNYWTFLVLKFFSGFSVNGQTAVAFTYLGEFQSSRRRERTLCWLELAWSLGLIGLPLVGWGIIPLEISYTTRYFHFYSWNLFVLICSLPALAIGLWLLTFPETPKYLAESGDDAKLADTLDLMHKENTGKSFDEYLEKLEECGEVEFCTRLKARSNATGNDTSQLEKIVKIFAQVYLQTIEILKPPFLQRTAISCAIMFCLGSSYYALTIWFPEIFTRFAKFEVKFPGESASVCSITKLYSINATNVTQECPVHIPTNVYMHMVILGGACIPLSLLLPVFVDSLGYKFYLISSSIVASAVTMGLFFVRSSTQNLVLSAIYEAFTSIGMSIVLCILIEIFPTKFRATASALAVFFIRVGALFGNLLLGFLIDNYCMPIIIVLAVQLLACAFLGLLIPLKRTVKKIPDENEVTSL; this comes from the exons ATGATGATAGGATCGTATTTTTGGGGCTGCTTAGCCGACTTGCAAGGTCGGAAGTTTGTTCTTCTCGCAGCTCTTTTTTCTCAAGGAATATTCGAAGCCTTGTCTTCCGTCATTCCAAACTATTGGACATTTCTTGTGCTCAAGTTTTTCAGTGGTTTCTC TGTTAACGGCCAAACTGCGGTTGCGTTCACGTACCTGGGAGAATTTCAATCGTCAAGACGGAGGGAAAGGACTCTTTGTTGGCTGGAATTGGCCTGGTCTCTAGGACTAATTGGACTACCCc tCGTTGGATGGGGCATAATTCCTCTTGAAATTTCGTATACGACGAGATACTTTCATTTTTACTCTTGGAACTTATTCGTATTAATTTGCTCTTTGCCGGCTTTGGCAATAGGGCTATGGCTTTTGACATTTCCCGAGACACCGAAGTATCTTGCGGAATCTGGTGATGATGCTAAACTCGCTGACACTCTTGATCTAATGCATAAAGAAAATACTGGCAAATCGTTCGATGAGTATCTA gaaaaattGGAGGAGTGCGGTGAAGTTGAATTCTGCACTAGATTGAAGGCTCGTTCAAACGCTACGGGAAATGATACTTcacaattggaaaaaattgtcaagatATTCGCTCAAGTGTACCTACAAACTATAGAAATATTAAAACCGCCATTTTTGCAAAGGACTGCCATATCCTGCGCCATAATGTTCTGTCTCGGCTCGTCATACTACGCCCTGACAATATGGTTTCCCGAGATATTCACGAGATTCGCCAAATTCGAAGTGAAATTTCCCGGTGAATCGGCGAGTGTCTGCAGCATCACTAAATTGTACTCAATTAATGCAACT AATGTAACTCAGGAGTGTCCAGTGCACATACCAACCAATGTTTACATGCATATGGTAATTCTTGGTGGTGCCTGCATTCCTCTAAGTCTCCTTCTTCCTGTTTTTGTGGACTCTCTtggatataaattttatttaa TTTCTTCGAGTATTGTTGCATCAGCTGTCACCATGGGACTTTTTTTTGTGCGATCATCTACTCAAAATCTCGTCCTATCCGCTATTTACGAAGCGTTCACCTCCATCGGGATGAGTATTGTTCTCTGtatattgattgaaatttttcccacGAAATTCAG ggCAACGGCCTCAGCTCTGGCAGTATTTTTCATAAGAGTCGGTGCACTATTCGGAAATTTACTCCTCGGATTTTTAATCGATAATTACTGCATGCCTATCATCATCGTTCTTGCTGTGCAGCTACTTG CTTGTGCTTTTCTTGGACTATTGATTCCCCTGAAGaggacagtaaaaaaaatcccggatGAGAATGAAGTTACATCCCTTTGA
- the LOC135172843 gene encoding histone H3, translated as MARTKQTARKSTGGKAPRKQLATKAARKSAPATGGVKKPHRYRPGTVALREIRRYQKSTELLIRKLPFQRLVREIAQDFKTDLRFQSSAVMALQEASEAYLVGLFEDTNLCAIHAKRVTIMPKDIQLARRIRGERA; from the coding sequence ATGGCTCGTACCAAGCAAACCGCTCGTAAATCAACTGGAGGAAAGGCTCCGAGGAAACAGTTGGCTACCAAAGCCGCTCGTAAGAGTGCACCCGCTACTGGAGGAGTGAAGAAGCCCCATCGCTACAGGCCAGGAACAGTCGCTCTTCGTGAGATTCGTCGTTACCAGAAGAGCACTGAACTTCTCATTCGTAAGCTTCCTTTCCAACGACTTGTTCGTGAGATTGCTCAGGACTTCAAAACTGACTTGAGATTCCAAAGTTCAGCTGTGATGGCACTTCAAGAAGCCAGCGAAGCTTACCTTGTCGGACTCTTCGAGGACACCAATCTTTGCGCTATTCATGCCAAGAGAGTGACTATTATGCCAAAGGACATCCAATTGGCTCGTCGTATTCGTGGAGAGCGAGCTTAA
- the LOC135172871 gene encoding histone H2B-like, protein MPPKASGKAVKKAGKAQKNITKSDKKKKRKRKESYAIYIYKVLKQVHPDTGVSSKAMSIMNSFVNDIFERIAAEASRLAHYNKRSTITSREIQTAVRLLLPGELAKHAVSEGTKAVTKYTSSK, encoded by the coding sequence ATGCCGCCTAAAGCCAGTGGTAAAGCCGTCAAGAAGGCCGGAAAGGCCCAGAAGAATATCACTAAGAGTGACAAGAAGAAGAAGCGTAAGAGGAAGGAGAGCTACGCTATCTACATTTACAAAGTCTTGAAACAAGTTCACCCCGATACTGGAGTTTCAAGCAAAGCCATGAGCATCATGAATTCGTTCGTTAACGATATTTTCGAACGCATCGCTGCTGAAGCATCGAGACTTGCTCACTACAACAAGCGCTCTACAATTACTTCTCGGGAGATCCAGACTGCTGTTCGTCTTCTCCTTCCTGGAGAATTAGCTAAGCACGCTGTTTCAGAAGGCACAAAAGCTGTCACGAAATACACCAGTTCCAAGTAA
- the LOC135172804 gene encoding histone H1-like has protein sequence MADKSASPVVASATTSPAPAKAEVTKKATKAKNPKPKPTHPSTADMVNTAVKTLAERNGSSLQAIKKYIAANYKIDTTKHALFIKKYLKSAVTAGTLVQTKGSGASGSFKLAVKKTDASKPKPKPKTTKKEGSPKKPAAKKPVKKTEAAKPKTKKPVSPKKVAAKKPAAEKGAKPKVVKAAAKPKSPKAKKATKGPTAKPKVPKPKKTAPPKTKAAAKKSAQKK, from the coding sequence ATGGCTGATAAATCTGCATCACCCGTAGTTGCTTCGGCAACGACTTCGCCTGCTCCAGCAAAAGCAGAAGTTACTAAGAAGGCAACCAAGGCGAAAAATCCAAAACCTAAGCCAACTCACCCGAGCACCGCTGACATGGTTAATACCGCTGTGAAGACCCTTGCTGAACGTAATGGATCATCTCTTCAAGCTATTAAGAAGTACATTGCTGCAAACTACAAGATTGATACAACTAAACACGCACTTTTCATCAAGAAGTATCTTAAGTCAGCTGTTACAGCTGGAACTTTGGTACAAACTAAGGGAAGTGGCGCTTCTGGTTCATTCAAGCTTGCCGTTAAAAAAACCGACGCTTCGAAGCCAAAACCCAAACCCAAGACTACCAAGAAGGAAGGATCACCGAAGAAGCCTGCTGCGAAAAAGCCTGTGAAGAAGACTGAAGCAGCGAAACCCAAAACGAAGAAGCCAGTTTCACCGAAAAAGGTCGCAGCGAAAAAACCAGCTGCTGAAAAGGGTGCCAAGCCCAAGGTAGTAAAAGCTGCCGCCAAACCGAAGAGCCCTAAGGCAAAGAAGGCTACAAAGGGACCAACAGCTAAACCGAAGGTACCTAAGCCAAAGAAGACTGCTCCTCCCAAAACGAAAGCAGCGGCTAAGAAATCAGCCCAGAAGAAGTGA
- the LOC135169014 gene encoding synaptic vesicle glycoprotein 2C-like isoform X1, with amino-acid sequence MYERRQSVDVYAEEHNIDTAVEVAGFGKFNLKIVIVSGLILLNTAFSISNVGLILPSAACDFSLTTADKSHLSTAPILGMMIGSYFWGCLADLQGRKFVLLAALFSQGIFEALSSVIPNYWTFLVLKFFSGFSVNGQTAVAFTYLGEFQSSRRRERTLCWLELAWSLGLIGLPLVGWGIIPLEISYTTRYFHFYSWNLFVLICSLPALAIGLWLLTFPETPKYLAESGDDAKLADTLDLMHKENTGKSFDEYLEKLEECGEVEFCTRLKARSNATGNDTSQLEKIVKIFAQVYLQTIEILKPPFLQRTAISCAIMFCLGSSYYALTIWFPEIFTRFAKFEVKFPGESASVCSITKLYSINATNVTQECPVHIPTNVYMHMVILGGACIPLSLLLPVFVDSLGYKFYLISSSIVASAVTMGLFFVRSSTQNLVLSAIYEAFTSIGMSIVLCILIEIFPTKFRATASALAVFFIRVGALFGNLLLGFLIDNYCMPIIIVLAVQLLACAFLGLLIPLKRTVKKIPDENEVTSL; translated from the exons ATGTATGAGAGGCGACAATCAGTAG ATGTTTACGCGGAAGAACACAACATCGACACTGCTGTTGAAGTGGCCG GGTTCGGTAAATTTAATCTTAAAATCGTGATAGTGAGTGGTCTAATTCTCCTCAACACTGCCTTCAGTATCAGCAACGTTGGTCTGATACTACCTTCGGCTGCATGTGATTTTAGTTTGACAACTGCGGACAAAAGTCACCTGTCCACAGCTCCAATATTAG GAATGATGATAGGATCGTATTTTTGGGGCTGCTTAGCCGACTTGCAAGGTCGGAAGTTTGTTCTTCTCGCAGCTCTTTTTTCTCAAGGAATATTCGAAGCCTTGTCTTCCGTCATTCCAAACTATTGGACATTTCTTGTGCTCAAGTTTTTCAGTGGTTTCTC TGTTAACGGCCAAACTGCGGTTGCGTTCACGTACCTGGGAGAATTTCAATCGTCAAGACGGAGGGAAAGGACTCTTTGTTGGCTGGAATTGGCCTGGTCTCTAGGACTAATTGGACTACCCc tCGTTGGATGGGGCATAATTCCTCTTGAAATTTCGTATACGACGAGATACTTTCATTTTTACTCTTGGAACTTATTCGTATTAATTTGCTCTTTGCCGGCTTTGGCAATAGGGCTATGGCTTTTGACATTTCCCGAGACACCGAAGTATCTTGCGGAATCTGGTGATGATGCTAAACTCGCTGACACTCTTGATCTAATGCATAAAGAAAATACTGGCAAATCGTTCGATGAGTATCTA gaaaaattGGAGGAGTGCGGTGAAGTTGAATTCTGCACTAGATTGAAGGCTCGTTCAAACGCTACGGGAAATGATACTTcacaattggaaaaaattgtcaagatATTCGCTCAAGTGTACCTACAAACTATAGAAATATTAAAACCGCCATTTTTGCAAAGGACTGCCATATCCTGCGCCATAATGTTCTGTCTCGGCTCGTCATACTACGCCCTGACAATATGGTTTCCCGAGATATTCACGAGATTCGCCAAATTCGAAGTGAAATTTCCCGGTGAATCGGCGAGTGTCTGCAGCATCACTAAATTGTACTCAATTAATGCAACT AATGTAACTCAGGAGTGTCCAGTGCACATACCAACCAATGTTTACATGCATATGGTAATTCTTGGTGGTGCCTGCATTCCTCTAAGTCTCCTTCTTCCTGTTTTTGTGGACTCTCTtggatataaattttatttaa TTTCTTCGAGTATTGTTGCATCAGCTGTCACCATGGGACTTTTTTTTGTGCGATCATCTACTCAAAATCTCGTCCTATCCGCTATTTACGAAGCGTTCACCTCCATCGGGATGAGTATTGTTCTCTGtatattgattgaaatttttcccacGAAATTCAG ggCAACGGCCTCAGCTCTGGCAGTATTTTTCATAAGAGTCGGTGCACTATTCGGAAATTTACTCCTCGGATTTTTAATCGATAATTACTGCATGCCTATCATCATCGTTCTTGCTGTGCAGCTACTTG CTTGTGCTTTTCTTGGACTATTGATTCCCCTGAAGaggacagtaaaaaaaatcccggatGAGAATGAAGTTACATCCCTTTGA
- the LOC135172875 gene encoding histone H4, producing the protein MTGRGKGGKGLGKGGAKRHRKVLRDNIQGITKPAIRRLARRGGVKRISGLIYEETRGVLKVFLENVIRDAVTYTEHAKRKTVTAMDVVYALKRQGRTLYGFGG; encoded by the coding sequence ATGACTGGTCGTGGAAAGGGAGGAAAAGGATTGGGAAAAGGAGGAGCCAAGCGCCATCGTAAAGTTCTTCGTGATAACATCCAGGGAATCACTAAGCCAGCTATTCGTCGTCTGGCTCGTCGAGGTGGTGTTAAACGTATTTCTGGTCTGATCTACGAAGAAACTCGCGGTGTTCTGAAGGTCTTCCTTGAGAACGTTATCCGTGATGCAGTCACCTACACAGAACACGCCAAAAGGAAGACAGTGACAGCTATGGATGTTGTCTATGCCCTGAAACGTCAAGGACGTACCCTCTACGGATTTGGAGGTTAA
- the LOC135172832 gene encoding histone H3-like: MYIYKVYNLKSLLLSRTLLRTGSDAMARTKQTARKSTGGKAPRKQLATKAARKSAPATGGVKKPHRYRPGTVALREIRRYQKSTELLIRKLPFQRLVREIAQDFKTDLRFQSSAVMALQEASEAYLVGLFEDTNLCAIHAKRVTIMPKDIQLARRIRGERA; this comes from the coding sequence atgtatatatataaagTTTATAACCTTAAGTCATTATTGCTGTCCCGCACACTTCTACGTACAGGTTCTGACGCAATGGCTCGCACCAAGCAAACAGCTCGTAAATCAACTGGAGGAAAGGCTCCGAGAAAACAGTTGGCTACCAAAGCCGCTCGTAAGAGTGCACCCGCAACTGGGGGAGTCAAGAAGCCCCATCGCTATCGTCCAGGAACAGTCGCTCTTCGTGAAATTCGTCGCTACCAGAAGAGTACTGAGCTCCTCATCCGTAAACTCCCGTTCCAACGACTTGTTCGTGAGATCGCACAGGACTTCAAAACCGACTTGAGATTCCAAAGTTCAGCTGTGATGGCTCTTCAGGAAGCCAGCGAAGCATACCTCGTTGGTCTGTTTGAAGATACCAACCTGTGCGCTATCCACGCCAAGAGAGTTACTATCATGCCAAAAGATATCCAGCTGGCTCGTCGTATTCGTGGAGAGAGAGCTTAA
- the LOC135172864 gene encoding histone H2A has product MSGRGKGGKVKGKSKTRSTRAGLQFPVGRIHRLLRKGNYAERVGAGAPVYLAAVMEYLAAEVLELAGNAARDNKKTRIIPRHLQLAIRNDEELNKLLSGVTIAQGGVLPNIQAVLLPKKTEKSSS; this is encoded by the coding sequence ATGTCTGGACGTGGCAAAGGAGGAAAGGTTAAGGGAAAGTCAAAGACCCGTTCAACAAGAGCTGGGCTTCAGTTCCCCGTTGGTCGTATTCATCGTCTACTACGCAAAGGAAATTATGCCGAACGTGTCGGTGCTGGAGCTCCAGTTTACCTAGCTGCAGTAATGGAGTACTTGGCTGCTGAGGTTCTTGAGTTGGCAGGCAACGCCGCTCGTGACAACAAGAAAACTAGGATCATCCCTAGACATCTCCAGTTGGCCATTCGTAACGACGAGGAGTTAAACAAGCTTCTGTCAGGAGTTACCATCGCTCAGGGTGGTGTGCTGCCCAACATCCAGGCGGTTCTTCTTCCCAAGAAGACTGAGAAAAGCAGTTCTTAA
- the LOC135161173 gene encoding histone H2A, giving the protein MSGRGKGGKVKGKSKTRSTRAGLQFPVGRIHRLLRKGNYAERVGAGAPVYLAAVMEYLAAEVLELAGNAARDNKKTRIIPRHLQLAIRNDEELNKLLSGVTIAQGGVLPNIQAVLLPKKTEKSSS; this is encoded by the coding sequence atgTCTGGACGTGGCAAAGGAGGAAAGGTTAAGGGAAAGTCAAAGACTCGTTCAACAAGAGCTGGTCTTCAGTTCCCTGTGGGTCGTATTCATCGTCTTCTACGCAAAGGAAATTATGCAGAACGTGTTGGCGCTGGTGCTCCAGTTTACCTAGCTGCAGTAATGGAGTACTTAGCTGCTGAGGTTCTTGAGTTGGCAGGTAACGCCGCTCGTGACAACAAGAAGACTAGGATCATCCCTAGACATCTCCAGTTGGCCATTCGTAACGACGAGGAATTGAACAAGCTGTTATCAGGAGTTACCATCGCTCAGGGTGGTGTACTACCTAACATCCAGGCTGTTCTTCTCCCTAAGAAGACTGAAAAAAGCAGCTCTTAA